A genomic stretch from Neodiprion fabricii isolate iyNeoFabr1 chromosome 3, iyNeoFabr1.1, whole genome shotgun sequence includes:
- the LOC124177928 gene encoding ATP-binding cassette sub-family G member 4 isoform X1 translates to MKLEGNSSRDDDSNGILLQPRKGSVRLQILPAQPKTITHLPKRPPVDLAFTDLTYRVREGRRNNVKTILKSVSGRLRSGELTAIMGPSGAGKSTLLNILTGYKTTGMEGSITMNGHERNLSAFRKLSCYIMQDNQLHGNLTVQEAMKVASNLKLGRNVTRAEKEKVLQEILETLGLAEHRHTMTLNLSGGQKKRLSIALELVNNPPIMFFDEPTSGLDSSSCFQCISLLKTLARGGRTIVCTIHQPSARLFEMFDALYTLAEGQCVYQGSSSQLVPFLGSLGLNCPSYHNPASFIIEVSCGEYGDNIRNLVNAIDNGKRDIRTGYQFPAVGKPETLNNTVSNNDSKSTDVINKNDANNVTEKFNESSKNNGTIGFVIPGYACNDIPKESQVTIPIGIEKKENVTTALLDQGLAVTPETYPTTELVQFWIILKRTLLFSRRDWTLMYLRLFAHILVGFLIGALYWDIGNDGAKVLSNLGFLFFNMLFLMYTSMTITILSFPLEMPVLLKENFNRWYSLKSYYLAITVSDIPFQAIFCIIYVSIVYFMTSQPAEVMRFSMFLGACLLISFVAQSVGLVVGAAMNVQNGVFLAPVMSVPFLLFSGFFVSFDAIPIYLRWITYLSYIRYGFEGTALATYSFARERLKCSAIHCHFKSPQITLQELDMEDADFTLDILALLLIFVLLRIAAFIFLRWKLKSTR, encoded by the exons ATGTAAAAACCATATTAAAATCCGTCAGTGGACGGCTGCGGTCTGGAGAATTGACCGCAATCATGGGTCCATCGGGTGCGGGAAAATCGACGCTACTCAACATCCTCACTGGATACAA AACAACAGGGATGGAGGGCAGCATAACGATGAACGGACACGAGCGGAATTTGAGTGCGTTTAGAAAGCTCTCTTGTTACATTATGCAGGACAATCAGTTGCACGGAAATCTGACTGTGCAGGAAGCGATGAAGGTTGCGTCGAACTTGAAGCTTGGCAGGAATGTGACCCGAgctgaaaaggaaaaagtg TTGCAAGAGATCCTGGAAACACTTGGACTTGCGGAGCACCGACATACCATGACCTTGAACTTGAGCGGCGGTCAGAAAAAAAGACTCTCAATTGCACTCGAGCTGGTCAACAACCCGCCGATTATGTTTTTCGACGAACCGACCAG TGGACTGGACTCCTCGTCCTGTTTTCAATGCATATCACTGCTGAAGACTCTCGCTCGTGGAGGACGAACCATCGTCTGCACGATACATCAGCCCAGTGCAAGACTCTTCGAGATGTTCGATGCTCTTTACACGCTTGCCGAAGGCCAATGTGTCTACCAAGGATCATCGTCGCAGCTCGTTCCGTTCCTCGGTTCTCTGGGCTTGAATTGTCCAAGCTACCACAATCCCGCTTCATTCA TTATCGAGGTTTCCTGCGGAGAATACGGAGACAATATTAGAAATTTGGTCAACGCCATTGACAATGGAAAACGAGACATCAGAACCGGATACCAATTTCCTGCGGTCGGCAAACCGGAGACTCTTAACAATACGGTCTCTAACAATGACAGCAAATCCACCGACGTAATTAACAAAAACGATGCCAATAACGTCACAGAAAAGTTCAATGAAAGTTCGAAAAACAACGGTACCATCGGTTTCGTTATTCCGGGTTACGCCTGCAACGACATACCGAAAGAGA GTCAAGTGACAATACCAATCGGCATagagaagaaggaaaatgTTACAACGGCGCTACTCGATCAGGGCCTCGCCGTTACCCCAGAAACATATCCAACCACGGAATTGGTACAGTTTTGGATAATATTGAAGAGGACACTGCTTTTCAGCAGACGAGACTGG ACTCTGATGTATCTTCGACTCTTCGCTCACATTCTTGTGGGATTCTTGATCGGCGCACTTTACTGGGACATCGGTAACGACGGTGCCAAAGTTCTGAGCAATCTcggtttcttgtttttcaacaTGTTGTTCCTAATGTACACATCGATGACAATCACCATTCTATCTT tccCTCTAGAGATGCCTGTTTTGCTCAAGGAGAATTTCAATAGGTGGTATTCCTTGAAGTCGTACTACTTGGCGATCACTGTTTCCGACATTCCATTTCAG GCGATATTCTGCATCATCTACGTGAGCATCGTTTATTTCATGACGAGCCAACCTGCGGAGGTGATGAGATTCAGCATGTTCCTCGGAGCCTGTTTGCTGATATCGTTCGTCGCTCAATCCGTTGGTCTGGTAGTCGGCGCAGCAATGAACGTCCAGAACGGCGTGTTCTTAGCTCCGGTGATGTCGGTACCGTTCCTTCTGTTCTCAGGCTTCTTTGTCAGTTTCGATGCCATACCGATATACCTCAGATGGATTACTTACCTGAGCTACATCAGATACGGTTTTGAAGGCACCGCATTGGCCACCTATTCATTTGCTCGTGAAAGGCTAAAGTGCTCTGCT ATTCACTGCCACTTCAAAAGTCCTCAGATAACTCTTCAAGAGCTAGACATGGAAGACGCAGACTTTACGCTGGATATTCTCGCCCTGCTATTGATATTCGTCCTGCTACGTATAGCAgcatttattttcttacgcTGGAAGTTGAAGAGCACCAGATAG
- the LOC124177928 gene encoding ATP-binding cassette sub-family G member 4 isoform X2, which yields MKLEGNSSRDDDSNGILLQPRKGSVRLQILPAQPKTITHLPKRPPVDLAFTDLTYRVREGRRNNVKTILKSVSGRLRSGELTAIMGPSGAGKSTLLNILTGYKTTGMEGSITMNGHERNLSAFRKLSCYIMQDNQLHGNLTVQEAMKVASNLKLGRNVTRAEKEKVVKEILETLGLAEHRHTMTLNLSGGQKKRLSIALELVNNPPIMFFDEPTSGLDSSSCFQCISLLKTLARGGRTIVCTIHQPSARLFEMFDALYTLAEGQCVYQGSSSQLVPFLGSLGLNCPSYHNPASFIIEVSCGEYGDNIRNLVNAIDNGKRDIRTGYQFPAVGKPETLNNTVSNNDSKSTDVINKNDANNVTEKFNESSKNNGTIGFVIPGYACNDIPKESQVTIPIGIEKKENVTTALLDQGLAVTPETYPTTELVQFWIILKRTLLFSRRDWTLMYLRLFAHILVGFLIGALYWDIGNDGAKVLSNLGFLFFNMLFLMYTSMTITILSFPLEMPVLLKENFNRWYSLKSYYLAITVSDIPFQAIFCIIYVSIVYFMTSQPAEVMRFSMFLGACLLISFVAQSVGLVVGAAMNVQNGVFLAPVMSVPFLLFSGFFVSFDAIPIYLRWITYLSYIRYGFEGTALATYSFARERLKCSAIHCHFKSPQITLQELDMEDADFTLDILALLLIFVLLRIAAFIFLRWKLKSTR from the exons ATGTAAAAACCATATTAAAATCCGTCAGTGGACGGCTGCGGTCTGGAGAATTGACCGCAATCATGGGTCCATCGGGTGCGGGAAAATCGACGCTACTCAACATCCTCACTGGATACAA AACAACAGGGATGGAGGGCAGCATAACGATGAACGGACACGAGCGGAATTTGAGTGCGTTTAGAAAGCTCTCTTGTTACATTATGCAGGACAATCAGTTGCACGGAAATCTGACTGTGCAGGAAGCGATGAAGGTTGCGTCGAACTTGAAGCTTGGCAGGAATGTGACCCGAgctgaaaaggaaaaagtggTGA AAGAGATCCTGGAAACACTTGGACTTGCGGAGCACCGACATACCATGACCTTGAACTTGAGCGGCGGTCAGAAAAAAAGACTCTCAATTGCACTCGAGCTGGTCAACAACCCGCCGATTATGTTTTTCGACGAACCGACCAG TGGACTGGACTCCTCGTCCTGTTTTCAATGCATATCACTGCTGAAGACTCTCGCTCGTGGAGGACGAACCATCGTCTGCACGATACATCAGCCCAGTGCAAGACTCTTCGAGATGTTCGATGCTCTTTACACGCTTGCCGAAGGCCAATGTGTCTACCAAGGATCATCGTCGCAGCTCGTTCCGTTCCTCGGTTCTCTGGGCTTGAATTGTCCAAGCTACCACAATCCCGCTTCATTCA TTATCGAGGTTTCCTGCGGAGAATACGGAGACAATATTAGAAATTTGGTCAACGCCATTGACAATGGAAAACGAGACATCAGAACCGGATACCAATTTCCTGCGGTCGGCAAACCGGAGACTCTTAACAATACGGTCTCTAACAATGACAGCAAATCCACCGACGTAATTAACAAAAACGATGCCAATAACGTCACAGAAAAGTTCAATGAAAGTTCGAAAAACAACGGTACCATCGGTTTCGTTATTCCGGGTTACGCCTGCAACGACATACCGAAAGAGA GTCAAGTGACAATACCAATCGGCATagagaagaaggaaaatgTTACAACGGCGCTACTCGATCAGGGCCTCGCCGTTACCCCAGAAACATATCCAACCACGGAATTGGTACAGTTTTGGATAATATTGAAGAGGACACTGCTTTTCAGCAGACGAGACTGG ACTCTGATGTATCTTCGACTCTTCGCTCACATTCTTGTGGGATTCTTGATCGGCGCACTTTACTGGGACATCGGTAACGACGGTGCCAAAGTTCTGAGCAATCTcggtttcttgtttttcaacaTGTTGTTCCTAATGTACACATCGATGACAATCACCATTCTATCTT tccCTCTAGAGATGCCTGTTTTGCTCAAGGAGAATTTCAATAGGTGGTATTCCTTGAAGTCGTACTACTTGGCGATCACTGTTTCCGACATTCCATTTCAG GCGATATTCTGCATCATCTACGTGAGCATCGTTTATTTCATGACGAGCCAACCTGCGGAGGTGATGAGATTCAGCATGTTCCTCGGAGCCTGTTTGCTGATATCGTTCGTCGCTCAATCCGTTGGTCTGGTAGTCGGCGCAGCAATGAACGTCCAGAACGGCGTGTTCTTAGCTCCGGTGATGTCGGTACCGTTCCTTCTGTTCTCAGGCTTCTTTGTCAGTTTCGATGCCATACCGATATACCTCAGATGGATTACTTACCTGAGCTACATCAGATACGGTTTTGAAGGCACCGCATTGGCCACCTATTCATTTGCTCGTGAAAGGCTAAAGTGCTCTGCT ATTCACTGCCACTTCAAAAGTCCTCAGATAACTCTTCAAGAGCTAGACATGGAAGACGCAGACTTTACGCTGGATATTCTCGCCCTGCTATTGATATTCGTCCTGCTACGTATAGCAgcatttattttcttacgcTGGAAGTTGAAGAGCACCAGATAG
- the LOC124177930 gene encoding ATP-binding cassette sub-family G member 1-like, whose translation MDSNPDAGSEGSEMVKVNLLQDDIEARVAMRAKISSTPFTRLTKRQPIDIEFSDLTYTIPTGRKGSKLILRGISGQFRSGELTAIMGPSGAGKSTLLNILAGYKHVGVSGQININGEPRNIRKFKKMSCYIMQDDLHQPQITVHEAMCFAADLKLGSKVERREKLSTIDEILETLRLTKAKDTVTERLSGGEMKRLSIALELVNNPPVIFLDEPTTGLDDLSTVQCIDLLRSVACGGRTVICSIHTPSASNFAKFHQVYVVAAGLCVYRGLANGVVPFLRHVGADCPKHYNPADFVIEVSSGEYGAEYVERMMNLVEAQMPIDPIARKTIEDTQFQDEIDRTTWWDQFSTLSRRMMLQFYRNRNYMYLKISLHIFLGFIVGGIFINIGTDGSKTLFNFGFCFCCLVVFLYLPMLPVLMHFPMEVRLLKREHFNRWYDLGPYFFAKTLSTIPPQIFLGTIYLSMVYPITGQPLEAWRAARFFSICYLCSLIGESIGLAIGSTLSIVNGMFVGPASSVPLMLVSIQGMGNPEPLPLYRTLVMYSSYIRYGLEGLIISSYGEGRRKLSCPPEEDYCQYRYPIALLKVMGMEENMFWRDFIALVVINIILKAVIFYLLRQRLRPNKTFQALRVIGGFVKGYISLK comes from the exons ATGGACTCGAATCCAGACGCCGGTTCGGAAGGAAGCGAGATGGTGAAAGTCAATCTGCTTCAGGACGACATCGAAGCCAGAGTCGCGATGCGTGCCAAAATCTCCTCAACACCGTTCACTCGTTTGACCAAACGACAACCCATCGACATAGAATTCTCCGATTTAACCTACACCATTCCCACAGGAAGAAAAG GATCCAAATTGATATTGAGAGGAATAAGCGGACAGTTCCGATCTGGAGAATTGACCGCGATTATGGGACCATCGGGAGCTGGGAAATCAACCCTGCTCAACATCCTCGCCGGCTACAA ACATGTCGGAGTGAGTGGACAGATCAACATCAACGGTGAGCCGAGGAATATTcggaagtttaaaaaaatgtcctgTTACATTATGCAGGACGATCTTCACCAGCCCCAGATAACAGTTCACGAAGCGATGTGCTTCGCCGCAGACCTAAAACTCGGAAGTAAAGTTGAACGGCGGGAAAAACTTTCCACC ATAGATGAAATCCTAGAGACGTTAAGACTGACCAAAGCGAAGGACACGGTTACCGAAAGATTGTCCGGCGGGGAAATGAAGAGGCTATCTATCGCCTTGGAACTAGTCAATAATCCGCCGGTCATTTTCCTCGACGAACCAACCAC AGGTCTCGACGACTTGTCGACCGTCCAGTGCATCGACCTTCTACGAAGCGTAGCCTGCGGTGGAAGAACGGTCATTTGTTCAATCCACACCCCAAGTGCCAGCAACTTTGCGAAATTTCATCAAGTCTACGTCGTCGCGGCTGGTCTGTGCGTCTATCGAGGTTTGGCCAATGGAGTTGTGCCGTTTCTTCGACACGTGGGAGCCGACTGCCCGAAGCACTACAACCCGGCAGATTTTG TTATCGAAGTCTCCTCGGGAGAATACGGAGCGGAATACGTCGAACGGATGATGAATCTCGTGGAAGCGCAGATGCCGATCGACCCGATCGCCCGTAAAACTATCGAGGATACCCAGTTCCAAGATGAAATCGACAGAACGACATGGTGGGATCAGTTCTCGACTCTGTCTAGGAGGATGATGCTCCAATTCTACAGAAACAGG AATTACATGTACCTGAAGATATCGCTCCACATCTTTCTCGGATTCATAGTCGGCGGTATTTTCATCAACATTGGTACCGACGGCTCGAAGACTCTCTTCAACTTTGGATTCTGCTTTTGCTGCCTCGTAGTCTTTCTCTACCTCCCGATGCTGCCTGTGCTCATGCATT TTCCAATGGAGGTGCGGCTTCTGAAACGTGAACACTTCAACCGATGGTACGACTTGGGTCCCTACTTTTTCGCCAAGACATTGTCGACTATTCCTCCCCAG ATCTTTCTTGGTACGATATACTTGTCAATGGTTTACCCGATCACTGGACAGCCGTTGGAAGCTTGGCGAGCCGCCAGGTTCTTCAGTATCTGTTATTTGTGCTCTCTGATAGGGGAAAGTATAGGTTTGGCGATCGGATCAACGCTGAGCATCGTG AACGGGATGTTCGTCGGGCCCGCTTCCTCCGTTCCTCTAATGCTGGTTTCGATCCAAGGCATGGGCAATCCCGAACCTTTGCCGCTTTACAGAACGCTGGTAATGTACTCTAGCTACATTAGGTACGGCCTCGAGGGACTCATCATCTCGTCTTACGGTGaagggagaagaaaattatCCTGTCCGCCGGAGGAGGATTACTGCCAGTACAGATATCCCATAGCATTGTTGAAAGTTATGG GTATGGAGGAGAACATGTTCTGGCGGGATTTCATCGCTCTCGTCGTAATAAACATAATATTGAAAGCGGTCATCTTTTACCTACTGCGGCAGAGGCTTCGACCGAACAAAACGTTTCAAGCCCTTCGCGTCATCGGCGGATTTGTCAAAGGCTACATAAGTTTAAAATGA